The genomic DNA ACGCCGATGCCGGGCCTTTGGATTCCAATGATGACCTTCTCGGCCTTGTATGTCGTGCTGGCGGGGGTCGTCGTTTGGGCTATTTGGCGCCACATTGCGGCTGCCGCCGTCGTCTCTGAGCGAAGGGAGGAAAGGAGAGCCGCCTAACGATGCCTTCGTACGAGCTCATGGTCGCTGCCGCGCTGGTCGGTGCCCTCACCTTCTATTTGTTGTTCGGTGGAGCGGACTTCGGAGCGGGGATCTGGACTTTCTTCGCGATGGGGCGCCAAGGACAGCCTCAACGTGCGTTGATCGATCAAGCGATCGGTCCTATTTGGGAGGCCAACCATGTCTGGCTCATCATCGCCGTCGTGATTCTCTTTACAGCGTTCCCGCCGGCCTTTGCCGTGATCTCCATAAGACTGCACATCCCCTTGACCTTGATGCTGATCGGGATCGTGCTGCGAGGCACCGCCTTCGCCATACGAACTCACGATATTACATCGCGTCCCGATGGGTTCACCGGCGCGCCGGCCGTTTGGCATTGGATATTCGCCTGGTCAAGCTTGCTCACACCGACCATGCTGGGCATCGTCCTTGGAGCAATTGCCTCGGGACGCGCTGCCGGACCGACCGACACAATCAGAGAAACCTTCGTCGACCCTTGGCTGGCACCGTTTCCCATCGCGGTCGGCCTGCTGGCAACAGCATTGGTCGCTTACCTTGCCGCAGTCTATCTGATCATGGAAAGCCGAGACCCGGGCTTGCGCCGCCTCTTTCGGCACCGGGCCATCATGAGCGGAATACTCGTCATCATCTTGGCCACCGTCGCCCTGTTTCTGACCGGAGAAGGAGCGCCGGAAATTCATCACGGTCTGACTGGAACGGCTGTCGGCCGTGCAACGGTCGTGACCACAGGGCTGCTCCATATCGCCGTCCTGTGGGCCCTGATCACCGAGCGCGATCTGCTGGCTAGATTCTTGGCGGGAGGCGGAGCAGTCGCTGTGCTGTGGGGGTGGGCCTTATCGCAGTACCCATATCTTGTCGAGCCGTCGGTCACTATTTACGATGCGGCCCCGTCCGAAACACTGGATATTTTGCTGGCGAGTCTGCTGTTGGGATCCGTCGTGCACCTTCCTTTTCTGTTTTACTTATACAACGTGTTCAAGGGAGATGCGCTCTCGCGATCGGCATAGTGATCACTCCTTTTTGCGCATCACTCGTCGCGCGCCACTCGCGTCGTTTTCTCCTTCTGCGCGAACGGAAGCATAAGCGTTGCCGTCGTCCCATGTCCTGGGGTCGAATAGAGATCGAACCTTCCTCCCAGCGACAGCATGCGTTCTTCGATGCTGAACAATCCGAACTTCGAGGAGATGCCGCCGCTAGGGTGAGGTCCGGCAGCAACAGCGGCAAGATCGAAGCCTGCCCCGTCATCACTCACGATGATGCGCAGATTCCCATCAACCAGCTCCATGGTGACCGTCGCATGGCCGGTGCCTGCATGTTTCGAGGAATTGATCAAGAGCTCGCGCACTGATTGAAACAGCAAGATGACTTGGTCTTCCGGCAATTGCACCTCCTTTCCTTCCGGCACCTTCACCGTCACGGTTTGTTCATGCTTCTTCATGTACGCCCCGAGCCATGTGAGGCCGGCGGCAAGGCCATGGTCGCGCAACACCGGCGGGCTGAGTTCAGTGACGAGTGTGCGGCTATAGGTCAACGCCTCCGATAAGATGTCATCCACACGGTTGAGCGCGATTTCATGTCCGGGACCCCCGGCGGACCGCTTGCCTTGTCCGACAGTCAGCTTGCCGAGCACCAGCAGCTGTTGCAGATGATCGTGCAGTTCGCCGGCGAGACGTTTGCGCTCGCGCTGCTCGGCCAAACTCAACTCGCCGGCGAGCGATCGCAGGCGCGTTTGCGATTGGACCAATTCGGACGTCTTCTCATTCACTGCCCTCTCCAGTTCCACGGCCCAGCGTTGCAGATGCTCTTTAGCCTGAAGCAACTCCTGCTCGGTCTTACGCCGTTCGGTGATGTCCGTCACCAGGGCAAGCCCATACATCGGTCTCCCTTC from Nitrospira sp. includes the following:
- a CDS encoding Cytochrome d ubiquinol oxidase subunit II, coding for MPSYELMVAAALVGALTFYLLFGGADFGAGIWTFFAMGRQGQPQRALIDQAIGPIWEANHVWLIIAVVILFTAFPPAFAVISIRLHIPLTLMLIGIVLRGTAFAIRTHDITSRPDGFTGAPAVWHWIFAWSSLLTPTMLGIVLGAIASGRAAGPTDTIRETFVDPWLAPFPIAVGLLATALVAYLAAVYLIMESRDPGLRRLFRHRAIMSGILVIILATVALFLTGEGAPEIHHGLTGTAVGRATVVTTGLLHIAVLWALITERDLLARFLAGGGAVAVLWGWALSQYPYLVEPSVTIYDAAPSETLDILLASLLLGSVVHLPFLFYLYNVFKGDALSRSA